A genome region from Bradyrhizobium sp. WSM1417 includes the following:
- a CDS encoding TRAP transporter small permease, with amino-acid sequence MARILDLYCTLLKGIIAAFLAVMVVLVFGNVVLRYGFNSGIAISEELSRWLLVWLTFLGAIVAMREHAHLGVDSLVRMLPAYGKRICFIVSYVLMLFADWLLLSGSWRQTIINLDDRAPATGLSLGIFYGVGVIFGVSTGMILLYDLFRVISGQASEADMVAVRESEEH; translated from the coding sequence ATGGCACGAATTCTCGACCTCTATTGCACCCTGCTGAAGGGCATCATTGCCGCATTTCTTGCGGTGATGGTGGTGCTGGTGTTCGGCAACGTGGTGCTGCGCTACGGCTTCAACTCCGGAATCGCGATCTCCGAGGAGCTGTCGCGCTGGCTCCTGGTCTGGCTGACTTTCCTCGGTGCGATCGTGGCAATGCGCGAACACGCCCATCTCGGCGTCGATAGCCTTGTGCGGATGCTGCCGGCTTACGGCAAACGCATCTGCTTCATCGTCAGCTACGTCCTGATGCTGTTCGCCGACTGGCTTCTGCTCTCGGGAAGTTGGCGTCAGACGATCATCAATCTCGACGACCGCGCGCCGGCGACGGGGCTGTCGCTTGGCATCTTCTATGGCGTCGGCGTGATCTTCGGCGTTTCGACCGGAATGATCCTCCTCTACGACCTGTTCCGCGTCATTTCCGGACAGGCCAGCGAAGCCGACATGGTAGCCGTCAGGGAATCGGAGGAGCACTGA
- a CDS encoding TRAP transporter large permease, which produces MTIAVFTFSLLGAMALGMPIAFALIVCGVALMSTIDMFDAQIVAQNVINGADSFPLMAIPFFMLAGEVMNKGGLAKRIVNVALVAVGHFRGGLGYVTILASCILASLSGSAAADAAALAALLVPMMVAAGHKKSYAAGLVAAGGIIAPVIPPSIGFVIFGVAAGVSISKLFLAGIVPGMLLGAGLCLAWWWVVRRENLTPPPRASLSEMVKAVVDGFWALMLPVIIIVGLRFGIFTPTEAAVVVAVYSLFVATCIYRELKLSQLYEVFVSSALTTSIVMFLVAAALVSSWLITVSEISAQIVTLLKPFMGNNTLLMLAIMVVVVIVGTALDMTPTILILTPILMPIVKAAGIDPVYFGVLFIINNAIGLITPPVGIVLNVVCGVSRISMEEIIKGVWPFLIAQLIVLFAMVLFPGLVTIPAKWFSG; this is translated from the coding sequence ATGACGATCGCCGTCTTCACCTTCTCGCTGCTCGGCGCCATGGCGCTGGGCATGCCGATCGCCTTTGCGCTGATCGTCTGCGGCGTGGCCCTGATGAGCACGATCGACATGTTCGACGCCCAGATCGTGGCGCAGAACGTCATCAACGGCGCGGACAGCTTTCCGCTGATGGCCATTCCCTTCTTCATGCTCGCTGGCGAGGTCATGAACAAGGGCGGTCTGGCCAAGCGAATCGTCAACGTTGCGCTCGTCGCGGTCGGCCATTTTCGCGGCGGACTTGGTTACGTGACGATCCTCGCATCCTGCATCCTTGCGTCGCTCTCGGGCTCCGCGGCAGCCGACGCCGCGGCGCTGGCCGCCCTGCTGGTGCCGATGATGGTGGCGGCGGGTCACAAGAAGTCCTATGCGGCGGGTCTGGTGGCGGCCGGCGGCATCATCGCGCCCGTGATTCCGCCCAGCATCGGGTTCGTCATCTTCGGTGTTGCCGCAGGCGTGTCGATCTCGAAACTGTTTCTGGCCGGGATCGTCCCGGGGATGTTGCTCGGGGCAGGGCTCTGCCTGGCCTGGTGGTGGGTGGTGCGCCGGGAGAACCTGACGCCCCCGCCAAGGGCATCGCTCTCGGAAATGGTGAAAGCGGTGGTCGACGGCTTCTGGGCGTTGATGCTGCCGGTCATCATCATCGTCGGCCTGCGCTTCGGCATCTTCACGCCGACGGAAGCCGCAGTCGTCGTCGCCGTCTATTCGCTGTTCGTCGCGACCTGTATCTATCGGGAATTGAAGCTGTCGCAACTTTATGAGGTCTTCGTCTCTTCGGCCCTGACCACGAGCATCGTCATGTTTCTCGTGGCAGCGGCGCTGGTATCGTCCTGGCTCATCACCGTGTCCGAGATTTCGGCACAGATCGTCACCCTGCTGAAGCCTTTCATGGGCAACAACACGCTCCTGATGCTGGCGATCATGGTCGTGGTGGTGATCGTGGGAACGGCCCTCGACATGACGCCGACCATCCTCATCCTCACGCCCATCCTGATGCCGATCGTCAAGGCGGCGGGCATCGATCCCGTCTACTTTGGTGTCCTCTTCATCATCAATAATGCGATCGGCCTCATCACGCCACCGGTCGGTATCGTGCTCAATGTGGTTTGCGGCGTCTCCAGGATCAGCATGGAGGAAATAATCAAG